Genomic segment of Thermococcus sp. 21S7:
AACTTCATACGCAAGTGTAAGGAGTTCGCCCTCAACAACCTCAAAGTGATGACCGGACAGTTCAGGCAGCTCGGCGTCTGGATGGACTGGGACAACCCCTACATGACCATAAAGAACGAGTACATCGAATCAGGCTGGTTCACGCTCAAGAGGGCCCACGAGAAGGGTCTGCTTGAGAAGGACAAGAGGGTTCTGCACTGGTGTCCGCGCTGTGAGACCGCCCTGGCCGAGCACGAGGTTCGCGGCGAGTACAAGATAAGGGAGGACCCGAGCATATACGTCAAGTTCCCGGTCGAGGGGAAGGAGAACGAGTACCTCCTCATCTGGACGACTACCCCCTGGACCCTTCCGGCCAACCTTGCAGTCACCGTTCACGCGGACTACGACTACGCCAAGGTCAGGGTCGAGACCGAGAAGGGCGAGGAGTACTGGATAATAGCGAAGGCCCTCGTTGAGAGGGTTCTGGGCGAAGCCGGCGTCAAGGGCGAGATAGTTGAGGAGTTCAAGGGCGAGGAGCTTGAGGGACTCCGCTACGTCCACGTCCTCATGGACGAGTATCCCATCCAGAAGGAGTTCCGCGAGAAGTACGAGTGGGCGCACCGCGTAATCCTCGGCGAGCACGTGACCCTCGGGGAGGGTACCGGTTTGGTTCACACCGCCCCCGGCCACGGTGAGGAGGACTTCGAGATAGGCAGGCAGTACGGCCTGCCGGTTTACAGCCCGGTCGACGACGAGGGCCGCTACACCGAGGGCCGCTGGAAGGGAACCTACGTCAAGGACGCAGACCCGGAGATAATAGAGCACCTCCGCGAGAAAGGCTACCTCGTGAAGGCCGGAACGATAGAACACAAGTACCCGCACTGCTGGCGCTGTAAGACCCCGCTCATATTCCGCGCCACAGACCAGTGGTTCCTCAAGGTGAGCAAGGTCAAAGACCTCATAATCAAGGAGAACGACGAGAAGGTCACCTGGTACCCCGACTGGGTCAAGGTCAGGTACGACAACGGCGTCATGAACTCGGGTGACTGGGTCATAAGCAGGCAGCGCTACTGGGGAATACCCCTCCCGATATGGGAGAGCGGGGACGGCGAGATACACGTCGTTGGAAGCTTTAAAGAGCTTGTGGAGCTCAGCGTTGCTATAGAGGTAAACGGTGAGAGAATAGAGCTTCCGGAGGACTACGAAGAGAAGCTCAGGGTGATAGAGGAGAAGCTCGGCCCGGAGGACCTCCACAGGCCCTACGTCGATGCCTTCATCATAAAGGTCAACGGCAAGGAGATGAAGCGCGTCAAGGACGTCGTTGACGTCTGGTTCGACAGCGGAATAGCGAGCTGGGCCTCCCTCGACTACCCGAGAACGGAGGAGAACTTCAGAAAGCTCTGGCCGGCCGACTTCGTAGTCGAAGGTGAGGATCAGGTTACCAAGTGGTTCTACTCCCAGCAGGCTGCCTCGGTTATAGCCTTCGACACAGTCCCCTACAGGCACGTGGCGATGCACGGCTATGTCTTGGACGAGAAGGGCGACAAGATGAGCAAGAGCCTCGGCAACATAATAAGGCCGGAGGAGGTCGTCCAGAAGGAGGGAAGGGATCCCTTCAGGTTCTACATGCTCTGGGCCACCAACCCGTGGGAGAACCTGCGCTTCAGCTGGAAGGGCCTTGAACAGGTCAAGAGGATGCTCAACATACTCTGGAACGTCTACGTTCTCAGCGCCACCTACATGAGCCTCGACAACTTCGACCCGACGAAGCTCAAGCCCGAGGAACTGCCGTTCCGCGAGGAGGACAGATGGATACTCAGCAGGGTCAACGGGCTGATAGGCGATGTCACCGAGGGTATAGAGACCTTCAGGCTCACGAGGGCCACCAGGGCGATATACCACTTCGTCGTTGAGGACCTGAGCCGCTGGTACGTGAGGCTCATCAGGAAGCGCATGTGGGTCGAGGGCGACGACCCGGACAAGCTGGCAGCCTACT
This window contains:
- the ileS gene encoding isoleucine--tRNA ligase translates to MIKEPEFREYTPGKLEEKVERFWEENNTYEKVKSLRQNGPKYYFLDGPPYVSGAIHLGTAWNKIIKDMVIRFRTMQGYNVRRQPGFDMHGLPIEVKVEQALGLKTKKDIETEIGVDNFIRKCKEFALNNLKVMTGQFRQLGVWMDWDNPYMTIKNEYIESGWFTLKRAHEKGLLEKDKRVLHWCPRCETALAEHEVRGEYKIREDPSIYVKFPVEGKENEYLLIWTTTPWTLPANLAVTVHADYDYAKVRVETEKGEEYWIIAKALVERVLGEAGVKGEIVEEFKGEELEGLRYVHVLMDEYPIQKEFREKYEWAHRVILGEHVTLGEGTGLVHTAPGHGEEDFEIGRQYGLPVYSPVDDEGRYTEGRWKGTYVKDADPEIIEHLREKGYLVKAGTIEHKYPHCWRCKTPLIFRATDQWFLKVSKVKDLIIKENDEKVTWYPDWVKVRYDNGVMNSGDWVISRQRYWGIPLPIWESGDGEIHVVGSFKELVELSVAIEVNGERIELPEDYEEKLRVIEEKLGPEDLHRPYVDAFIIKVNGKEMKRVKDVVDVWFDSGIASWASLDYPRTEENFRKLWPADFVVEGEDQVTKWFYSQQAASVIAFDTVPYRHVAMHGYVLDEKGDKMSKSLGNIIRPEEVVQKEGRDPFRFYMLWATNPWENLRFSWKGLEQVKRMLNILWNVYVLSATYMSLDNFDPTKLKPEELPFREEDRWILSRVNGLIGDVTEGIETFRLTRATRAIYHFVVEDLSRWYVRLIRKRMWVEGDDPDKLAAYYTVWKVFDVLLRLMAPFTPYIAEEIYQNMLRPFVGVESVHMLDWPEVDEEARDEELEREMEYVRRIVEAGSSARQRAKIKLRYPVRRIIVETEDETVAKAVERLNRILRDQLNAKEIVVGKVERELVIKPNFAKVGPEFKGDARLVSQWIAEHGRELYERGEMDVELEGKTFHLTREHLSIEEKLPDFFVAEDFEGGRVFVDKTLTRELLAEGLAREFVRRIQEMRKRLDLDVNDRIVVTIETTDENRELLSENLDYVEKETRATEVIFGETKGYVVEWPEVQAKIGIEKVEG